The following coding sequences are from one Desulfuribacillus alkaliarsenatis window:
- a CDS encoding response regulator codes for MAYKTILLVEDNPDEEVLMVRALRKNNIIDKIIIARDGAEAIKAIESEDRIDVVFLDLNLPVMGGMDVLSYVRSKSGLNNIPIVILSSSKEDADITRSYQLGANSYVNKPIDFSDFTSTVKSLGAYWLNINRLPSEG; via the coding sequence ATGGCTTATAAAACAATTCTCTTAGTCGAAGATAACCCAGATGAAGAAGTATTAATGGTCAGAGCTCTAAGAAAGAACAATATTATTGACAAAATAATTATTGCAAGAGATGGAGCTGAGGCTATTAAGGCGATTGAAAGCGAAGACAGAATAGATGTAGTATTCCTTGACCTCAATTTGCCTGTTATGGGTGGTATGGATGTTTTAAGTTATGTGCGTAGCAAAAGTGGATTAAATAATATTCCCATTGTTATTCTCTCGTCATCTAAGGAAGATGCAGATATAACCCGTAGCTATCAACTAGGGGCAAATAGCTATGTTAACAAACCGATTGATTTCAGTGATTTTACAAGTACAGTTAAAAGCCTTGGGGCCTATTGGCTTAATATAAATAGATTACCATCCGAAGGCTAG
- a CDS encoding bifunctional diguanylate cyclase/phosphohydrolase — protein sequence MANALRVLYIEDLEDDAILVTRALKKAGIDLIYTRIQTEEDMIEQLTGAFWDLIICDYAMPDFDAMSALQTLQELGYDLPFIVVSGTIGEEQAVALMKAGAHDYVMKENTTRLAPVIKRELQEAKVRRLKREAERNLQIKERNFRKLAENSLDYILRITHEGIINYANKAAELYFKNIIETLAGKEIKDISSLIPSAESENAMAKVMGNQKPINEEIQTANDRWIDWQFIPEHDASNKISTIMFVGRDITGRKNLENELRYLSHHDPLTGLNNRIHLEKQMHILESIAAYPVGIVVCDIDGLKMINDSLGHEAGDMLLQQVGKLLKASLPTCATVARVGGDEFAILMHKISLDAFKHSIESICDAMETYNDEHDKLPISLSIGYHYSSGEDTIIETYRKADNHMYREKLHKAQSTRSGIVQMLIKALEVRDFETEKHMERMEELAVLMGKKLQLPESKITDLRLFARFHDIGKVGIPDEILFKPGPLTGKELEVMKTHSEIGQKIARSASELQHIAGLILQHHEWWNGEGYPLGNKYEQIPLECRILAIADAYDAMTSNRPYRKAMSKEIALEEINKQKGIQFDPKLVELFLSLESEL from the coding sequence ATGGCAAATGCATTAAGGGTTCTATATATTGAAGACTTAGAAGATGATGCAATACTTGTAACTAGGGCGTTGAAAAAAGCGGGGATCGATTTAATATATACTCGTATACAAACCGAAGAAGATATGATAGAGCAACTAACAGGTGCTTTTTGGGACTTAATTATATGTGACTATGCTATGCCTGATTTTGATGCTATGTCTGCCTTGCAAACCTTACAGGAGTTAGGCTATGATTTGCCATTCATAGTTGTCTCTGGGACAATCGGTGAAGAGCAGGCTGTTGCATTAATGAAGGCTGGAGCCCATGACTATGTAATGAAGGAAAATACCACTAGGCTAGCGCCAGTGATAAAAAGAGAATTACAGGAAGCAAAGGTTCGTCGTTTAAAGCGAGAAGCTGAAAGAAACCTTCAAATAAAAGAAAGAAACTTCAGAAAACTAGCAGAAAATTCACTTGATTATATTCTCAGAATAACACATGAAGGTATTATAAATTACGCTAATAAGGCTGCAGAACTATATTTTAAAAATATCATAGAAACACTAGCTGGAAAAGAAATTAAAGATATCAGTTCCTTAATTCCGTCAGCAGAATCGGAAAATGCTATGGCTAAGGTTATGGGAAATCAAAAGCCAATAAATGAAGAAATACAAACTGCGAATGACAGATGGATTGATTGGCAATTCATACCAGAGCACGACGCAAGTAATAAAATTAGTACGATTATGTTTGTTGGTAGAGATATTACAGGAAGAAAAAATTTGGAGAATGAGCTTCGCTACCTTAGTCATCATGACCCATTAACAGGACTGAATAATCGTATTCATCTAGAGAAGCAAATGCACATATTAGAATCTATAGCTGCATACCCAGTCGGTATAGTGGTATGTGATATTGATGGATTAAAGATGATTAATGATTCCTTAGGTCATGAGGCTGGAGATATGCTATTACAGCAAGTAGGTAAGCTATTGAAAGCTAGCTTACCTACTTGTGCAACTGTAGCAAGGGTTGGAGGAGACGAGTTTGCAATTTTAATGCACAAAATTTCCTTAGATGCATTTAAACACTCTATTGAGTCGATATGTGATGCCATGGAGACTTATAATGATGAACATGATAAGCTGCCTATTAGTCTTTCAATTGGCTATCATTATAGTAGTGGAGAAGATACGATTATAGAAACCTATCGAAAAGCAGATAATCATATGTATCGTGAAAAACTCCATAAGGCGCAAAGCACTAGAAGTGGAATAGTACAAATGCTTATTAAAGCATTAGAAGTACGTGATTTCGAAACTGAGAAACATATGGAACGTATGGAAGAGCTAGCTGTATTGATGGGCAAAAAGCTACAATTACCAGAATCGAAAATTACTGATTTACGACTATTTGCTAGATTCCATGATATTGGCAAGGTAGGAATACCTGATGAAATTCTCTTTAAACCAGGTCCACTAACGGGAAAAGAGCTAGAGGTCATGAAAACACACAGTGAGATTGGGCAAAAAATTGCCAGATCTGCATCAGAATTACAGCATATTGCTGGTCTAATCTTACAGCATCATGAATGGTGGAATGGAGAAGGATATCCACTAGGCAATAAATATGAGCAGATCCCATTGGAATGTAGAATTTTAGCTATAGCTGATGCTTACGACGCGATGACAAGTAATCGACCTTACCGTAAAGCAATGTCTAAGGAAATAGCACTAGAAGAGATAAATAAGCAAAAGGGCATACAGTTTGACCCTAAGCTAGTAGAGCTGTTTTTAAGCTTAGAAAGTGAATTATAA